From Pagrus major chromosome 2, Pma_NU_1.0, one genomic window encodes:
- the trim59 gene encoding tripartite motif-containing protein 59 produces the protein MDNLEEDLTCSVCYSLFSDPRVLPCSHTFCKTCLDNLLQASANYSIWRPLRLPLKCPNCRSVVELPPTGVDALPTNVCLRAIIEKYQSESEPRPPSCQEHHRQPLNMYCIQDRQLICGLCLTVGQHQGHPIDDLQAAFIREKQTPSLLLARLSERRWAQVCELAEQLEQEKARCEGLVRQDQQEVNQFFQTLEEVLARKKQAYLEALDKAGAEVSRAYDPLIHKVKELQEEQLDLVSLGSSVDEEDLPLVFLEKVHMLRERVEEFITTPLPSVINLSVTPRAAEYLQQHWPAVTIGGLEEAPVPKVCCCTRCGSVEAGVETEAGRDQTDLWCELRPTFSVVLLGLLLLLAALWYNPVGGASLGFSLVSRFSQLIHGLGSEMITSVWDTAESAYTVMEAAVERWSSHLSSVGEKAFPQLAALFKTLTSH, from the exons ATGGACAACctggaggaggacctgacgtGCTCCGTGTGTTACTCTCTGTTCTCTGACCCGCGAGTCCTGCCGTGCTCACACACCTTCTGTAAGACCTGCCTGGACAACTTGCTCCAGGCGTCAGCCAACTATTCCATCTGGCGTCCGCTCCGCCTGCCGCTAAAGTGCCCCAACTGTCGCAGCGTGGTGGAGCTGCCCCCGACGGGCGTAGACGCTCTGCCCACCAACGTATGTCTGCGGGCCATCATTGAGAAA TACCAGAGTGAGAGTGAGCCACGACCCCCGTCCTGTCAGGAGCACCACAGGCAGCCTCTGAACATGTACTGCATCCAGGATCGGCAGCTGATCTGCGGGCTGTGTTTGACAGTCGGACAGCACCAGGGCCACCCCATAGATGATCTGCAGGCGGCGTTcatcagagaaaaacagaccCCATCGCTACTGCTGGCCAGACTCTCTGAGCGGAGATGGGCGCAG GTGTGTGAGCTGGCGgagcagctggagcaggagaaggCCCGCTGTGAGGGTCTGGTGAGGCAGGACCAACAGGAGGTCAATCAGTTCTTTCAGACGCTGGAGGAGGTGCTGGCCAGGAAGAAACAGGCCTACCTGGAGGCCCTGGATAAAGCCGGGGCAGAGGTGTCCCGAGCTTACGACCCTCTCATCCACAAAGTAAAGGAGctacag GAGGAACAGTTGGACCTGGTGTCATTGGGTTCGTCAGTAGACGAGGAGGACTTGCCGCTGGTCTTCCTGGAGAAGGTGCATATGTTAAGAGAGCGGGTGGAGGAGTTCATTACGACCCCTCTGCCCTCGGTGATCAACCTCTCCGTCACGCCGCGGGCAGCAGAGTACCTCCAGCAGCACTGGCCTGCTGTGACCATCGGGGGCCTGGAGGAAGCGCCCGTCCCTAAGGTGTGCTGCTGTACCAGATGTGGCAGCGTGGAGGCTGGTGTGGAGACCGAAGCTGGGAGGGATCAGACCGACCTGTGGTGCGAGCTGCGGCCGACCTTTTCTGTGGTGCTGctggggctgctgctgctgctggcagcGCTGTGGTACAACCCGGTCGGAGGGGCGTCACTCGGTTTCTCTCTCGTGTCTCGGTTCAGTCAGTTAATCCACGGCCTGGGCAGCGAAATGATCACATCTGTCTGGGACACGGCGGAGTCGGCGTACACAGTGATGGAGGCTGCTGTAGAGAGATGGAGCTCTCACCTCTCGTCAGTGGGTGAAAAGGCTTTTCCGCAGCTGGCTGCCTTATTTAAAACTCTGACATCCCACTGA
- the smc4 gene encoding structural maintenance of chromosomes protein 4, with product MPSKTAKISTASAKPKGKGSQPRDDSEDELDVPPLKKPTPMAQEEAPPTTDPSQGEAAEAVDNRSLEEILGSIPPPPPPAMTNEPGAPRLMITHLVNRNFKSYAGEQILGPFHKRFSCIIGPNGSGKSNVIDSMLFVFGYRAQKIRSKKLSVLIHSSDKHKDVQSCTVEVHFQKIIDKEGDDYEVIPNSKFYVSRTANKDNSSAYHISGKKATFKEVGALLRSHGIDLDHNRFLILQGEVEQIAMMKPKGQTEHDEGMLEYLEDIIGSCRLKEPIQTLSRRIELLNEQRGEKLNRVKLVEKEKNALEGEKNKAVEFLTLENDIFKHKSQLCQYYVHDLQKRVVDKEQEKQKILEDTKELTEKNAKISQETEKMNQELKNVEKKQNKLNKYIETQKEKFTQLDLQDVEVREKIKHSKSKNKKLQKQLEKDKEKLEEVRGVPASSEKAISEATARKEELEKRKVTEEEKLKEVMESLKEETSGLQQDKETKEKELMELSKAVNETRSRTDLAQSELDIYLSRHNTALTQLNTAKQTLQTTSDTLRERRAAIKDLEVKIPQKEQELKRDEEELAKLMKVDTETREVVREMRQKVDEAKSSLSSNRSRGKVLDALMQQKKIGRIPGIFGRLGDLGAIDEQYDVAISSSCGALDNIVVDTIDTAQKCVTFLKEQNIGVATFIGLDKMKVWENKMAPIRTPEDCPRLFDMVRVKNESVRPAFYFALRDTLVAKDMEQATRMAFQKDRRWRVVTLKGQIIEMAGTMTGGGRVMKGRMGSSIGTEFSQEELDRMESKLNEKVSKLQGCQERRLQLEENVQRLQPQLRDMKNTLEKYAKSMTSLADQETHLRPQIKELEANVLAAAPDKAKQKQMEKSLEAFKKDYEAASSKAGKVENEVKRLHNLIVDINSHKLKAQQDKLDKVNKELDDCSSTITKAQVAIKTADRNLKKCEESVNRVQAELEENEKSMAELTEQLKKLEDEAGEIMKACQEAEAALPEVQEQYQGVLKEIKVLQQQEHALQEESLSVRLRIEQIETTITEHNNKIKHWQKEATKLSLHTIEDKPAEELPVLTSAALEEISDPNIIINKMITLETQCAQMKPNLGAIAEYKKKEELYLQRVAQLDEITTERDSFKRGYEDLRKQRLNEFMTGFNMITNKLKENYQMLTLGGDAELELVDSLDPFSEGIMFSVRPPKKSWKKIFNLSGGEKTLSSLALVFALHHYKPTPLYFMDEIDAALDFKNVSIVACYIYEQTKNAQFIIISLRNNMFEIADRLIGIYKTHNTTKSVGINPKTIVFKENEALVH from the exons ATGCCATCTAAAACGGCAAAGATCTCAACTGCCTCCGCCAAGCCAAAAGGGAAAGGGTCGCAGCCTCGGGATGACTCCGAAGACGAGCTGGATGTACCCCCCCTCAAGAAACCAACTCCAATGGCCCAAGAGGAGGCACCGCCGACAACTG ATCCGTCTCAGGGGGAAGCTGCCGAGGCGGTTGATAATCGAAGTTTGGAGGAGATTCTCGGTAGCATCCCTCCACCCCCGCCCCCAGCAATGACCAATGAACCGGGCGCTCCTCGCCTGAtgataacacatttagttaatcGCAACTTTAAATCATACGCAGGCGAGCAGATTCTGGGGCCTTTTCACAAG CGCTTTTCGTGCATCATTGGTCCAAATGGAAGTGGGAAGTCCAATGTGATAGATTCGATGCTCTTTGTGTTTGGATATAGAGCTCAAAAGATCAGATCGAAAAAGCTCTCAGTGCTGATTCACAGCTCTGATAAACACAAAGATGTGCAAAGCTGTACTGTGGAGGTGCACTTTCAAAAGATTATTGATAAG GAAGGAGATGACTACGAAGTCATCCCCAACAGCAAGTTCTATGTTTCCAGGACTGCCAACAAAGACAATTCCTCAGCCTACCATATCAGTGGCAAGAAAGCCACATTCAAAGAAGTGGGGGCTCTGCTCCGAAGCCATGGTATTGACCTAGACCACAACAGATTTCTGATCTTACAG GGCGAGGTGGAGCAGATTGCTATGATGAAGCCTAAAGGTCAGACAGAGCATGATGAGGGCATGCTGGAGTACCTGGAGGACATTATCGGCTCCTGCCGCCTCAAGGAACCCATCCAAACCCTGTCCCGCCGCATTGAGCTACTCAATGAGCAGAGGGGAGAGAAG CTAAACCGAGTGAAGCTAGTGGAAAAGGAGAAGAACGCTTTGGAGGGAGAAAAGAACAAAGCTGTGGAGTTCCTTACTCTGGAGAATGACATCTTCAAACACAAGAGTCAGCTGTGCCAGTATTATGT TCATGATCTGCAGAAGCGTGTGGTAGATAAAGAGCAGGAAAAGCAGAAGATCTTGGAGGACACCAAGGAGCTCACTGAGAAAAATGCAAAGATATCACAGGAGACTGAGAAAATGAACCAGGAGCTCAAAAATGTGGAGAA GAAACAAAATAAGCTCAACAAGTACATTGAGACCCagaaggagaagttcacccagCTGGATCTGCAGGACGTTGAAGTGCGTGAGAAGATTAAACACTCCAAGAGCAAGAACAAGAAACTGCAGAAGCAgctggaaaaggacaaagaaaag CTGGAGGAAGTGCGTGGTGTACCAGCCAGCAGTGAAAAGGCCATCTCTGAGGCAACAGCTCGcaaggaggagctggagaagcGGAAGgtgacagaagaggaaaaactgaaagagGTGATGGAGAGTCTGAAGGAAGAGACCAGCGGCTTGCAACAGGATAAAGAG ACCAAAGAGAAAGAGCTGATGGAGCTCAGTAAGGCCGTAAACGAGACCCGGTCTCGTACGGACCTGGCTCAGTCAGAGCTTGACATCTACCTTAGCCGCCACAACACAGCTTTGACTCAGCTCAACACTGCCAAGCAGACACTTCAGACTACCTCTGACACACTGCGTGAGCGCCGTGCTGCCATCAAAGACTTGGAAGTCAAAATACCCCAGAAAGAACAGGAGCTTAAGAgg GATGAGGAAGAGCTGGCAAAGCTGATGAAGGTGGATACTGAGACTAGGGAAGTTGTGAGGGAAATGAGGCAGAAGGTGGATGAAGCCAAGAGCTCCCTGTCCTCCAACCGCAGTCGAGGAAAAGTCCTGGATGCCCTCATGCAGCAGAAGAAGATTGGCAGAATCCCTGGCATCTTTGGAAGACTG GGAGACCTTGGAGCCATAGATGAGCAGTATGATGTGGCCATTTCCTCTAGCTGTGGTGCTCTTGACAACATCGTGGTGGATACCATTGACACAGCTCAGAAATGTGTAACGTTTCTTAAAGAGCAGAACATCGGAGTCGCCACCTTCATTGGTCTTGATAAG ATGAAGGTGTGGGAGAATAAAATGGCTCCCATTCGCACTCCAGAGGACTGCCCTCGTCTCTTTGACATGGTGCGAGTGAAAAATGAGAGTGTGCGACCAGCTTTCTACTTTGCCCTAAGGGACACACTGGTGGCCAAGGACATGGAGCAGGCCACAAGGATGGCCTTCCAGAAAGACAGGCGCTGGAGAGTGGTCACCCTGAAGGGACAGATCATCGAGATGGCGG gtACCATGACTGGCGGAGGAAGAGTAATGAAGGGCAGGATGGGCTCCTCTATTGGCACTGAGTTCTCCCAGGAGGAG ctcGATCGTATGGAGAGCAAGCTTAATGAGAAGGTGTCGAAGCTGCAGGGCTGCCAGGAGAGAAGACTGCAGCTCGAGGAGAACGTCCAGCGCCTGCAGCCGCAGCTCCGAGACATGAAGAACACCCTGGAGAAATACGCCAAAAGCATGACG aGTCTAGCTGACCAGGAGACTCACCTGAGACCTCAGATCAAGGAACTTGAGGCTAATGTGCTGGCTGCTGCCCCAGACAAGGccaaacagaaacagatggaGAAGAGCCTGGAGGCCTTCAAGAAAG ACTATGAGGCAGCATCCAGTAAGGCCGGGAAGGTGGAGAATGAGGTGAAAAGGCTCCACAACCTGATTGTAGACATCAACAGCCACAAGCTGAAGGCTCAGCAGGACAAGCTTGACAAGGTCAACAAGGAGTTGGATGACTGCTCCTCCACCATAACCAAGGCTCAAGTGGCCATAAAGACAGCTGACCG CAACCTGAAGAAGTGTGAGGAGAGTGTGAACCGTGTGCAGGCCGAGCTGGAGGAGAATGAGAAGTCGATGGCTGAGCTCACAGAACAACTGAAGAAACTGGAAGATGAGGCCGGAGAGATCATGAAGGCCTGTCAGGAGGCTGAG GCTGCCCTTCCTGAAGTGCAGGAGCAGTATCAGGGGGTGCTGAAGGAGATAAAGGTGCTACAGCAGCAGGAGCACGCACTGCAGGAGGAGTCCCTCAGCGTCCGGCTCCGCATCGAGCAGATCGAGACCACCATCAccgaacacaacaacaagatcAAACACTGGCAGAAAGAG GCCACCAAGCTGTCCCTTCACACCATTGAGGACAAGCCAGCAGAGGAACTTCCTGTCCTTACTTCTGCTGCACTTGAAGAAATCTCCGACCCAAACATCATTATCAACAAGATGATCACGTTAGAGACTCAGTGTGCTCAGATGAAGCCCAACCTCGGTGCCATTGCTGAGTACAAGAAGAAG gaggAGCTGTACCTGCAGCGTGTGGCTCAGCTGGACGAGATCACCACAGAGAGGGACAGCTTCAAGCGTGGCTACGAGGACCTGCGTAAACAGCGGCTCAACGAGTTCATGACCGGATTCAACATGATCACAAACAAGCTGAAGGAGAACTACCAGATGCTCACACTGGGTGGAGATGCAGAGTTGGAGCTCGTGGACAGTTTAGATCCTTTCTCTGAAGGCATCATGTTCAG TGTGCGTCCTCCAAAGAAGAGCTGGAAAAAGATCTTTAACCTGTCAGGAGGAGAAAAGACCCTCAGCTCCTTGGCTCTGGTGTTTGCTCTGCACCACTATAAACCCACACCGCTCTACTTCATGGATGAGATCGATGCTGCTCTTGATTTCAAGAACGTCTCCATTGTTGCCTGTTACATTTAT GAGCAAACAAAGAACGCTCAGTTCATCATCATCTCCCTGAGGAACAACATGTTTGAGATCGCTGATCGTCTCATCGGCATCTACAAAACTCACAACACCACCAAGAGTGTGGGAATCAACCCCAAGACCATCGTGTTTAAAGAGAACGAAGCACTCGTCCACTAG